A single window of Mugil cephalus isolate CIBA_MC_2020 chromosome 1, CIBA_Mcephalus_1.1, whole genome shotgun sequence DNA harbors:
- the hdac7a gene encoding histone deacetylase 7 isoform X3: MDLRVGERGMRPGSDTALLTPLHPPLLLAPFSPQPRTSLSHQQLHQQIRFNMEQRRREQEHHEKQQELQQLKHKDKSQQSAVASSLVKQKLQEVILKKQKQAALERTNSNTLTASSVAYRKLGPDPNASSQPLVSSPSQPPSEGSEGTPLRRAASEPNLKVKHKLKKHLNTRKSPLTRKESAPPTIKHRVPDTLDSSPSSSSTPVSGCSSPNDSLPNENGLLPSAGSLSHEAQKLLLRDGTLANFTIHSHSTLPTITLGLPANSRAEGELSSLKVGRVPVVTAGGSPVFFPLSRDDQAGQINPNLPVIILEPSGLVHTPLLTGLDSVPLQFAPQLDHLSPGGAQAHKPLSRTRSEPLPQSTRALHTHLLQQQHNTQLLERLKQQTHLGKLMSKSSEKPRLHQIPSEDMDSEDGGGTSPTESTYHSRLRAESLREVEPSVSKTHEEQINLQHALILNQSLLWEQQKQLQQLHRQMETLAVPMIRGSSSSGVGGTGLGVHHRPLSRTQSSPASTSLTLPEKSLSLATQDTSSKPRFTTGLVYDSQMLKHQCTCGDNSSHPEHAGRIQSIWSRLQERGLRGQCESIRGRKATLEELQSVHTERHVLLYGTNPLNRLKLDNRKLAGILSQRMFVMLPCGGVGVDNDTIWNESHTSTASRMAAGSVVELAFRVAKGELKNGFAVVRPPGHHADPSNPMGFCYFNSVAIAAKQLQHKLSVSKILIVDWDVHHGNGTQEVFYSDPSILYISLHRYDDGNFFPGSGSPAEVGSGAGEGFNVNVAWTGGLDPPMGDAEYLAAFRSVVMPIAQEFSPDVVLVSAGFDAAEGNPAPLGGYKVSAKCFGFLTRQLMSLAGGRLVLSLEGGHDLTAICDASEACVSALLGIQDPLSEDVLLQKPNANAVRSLQAVIQIQSQYWQNLKACSGSVGLSYLAAQSRDCEETDAVNALASLSVGVLPNKSLPDEPMEHDSDSM, translated from the exons ATGGACCTCAGGGTGGGAGAGAGGGGGATGCGTCCCGGTTCAGACACAGCGCTCCTCACACCGCTTCACCCACCTCTGCTCCTCGCACCTTTCTCCCCACAACCCCGCACCTCTCTCTCCCATCAGCAACTGCACCAGCAAATCCGG tttaatatggaacagAGGAGGCGTGAACAGGAGCACCATGAGAAACAACAGGAGTTGCAGCagctaaaacacaaagacaagagTCAACAGA gtgcAGTGGCGAGTTCCCTAGTGAAACAGAAACTCCAGGAGGTGATTcttaagaaacagaaacaggcagCATTGGAAAGAACAAACTCTAACACTCTGACTGCATCTTCTGTTGCATacag AAAGCTGGGCCCAGACCCCAACGCATCTTCCCAGCCCCTGGTCTCATCTCCATCACAGCCACCCTCTGAGGGTTCAGAGGGGACGCCGCTGCGCAGAGCAG CATCTGAACCAAATCTGAaggtgaaacacaaactgaagaaaCACCTAAACACCCGCAAGAGTCCGCTCACCCGCAAAGAGAGTGCCCCGCCCACCATCAAGCATAGAGTACCGGACACACTGG ACTCgtcccccagcagcagcagcactccaGTCTCTGGCTGCAGTTCTCCCAATGACAGTCTGCCCAATGAAAATGGGCTACTGCCATCTGCAGGCAGCCTCTCACATGAG GcccagaagctgctgctcagagaTGGCACTCTAGCTAACTTCACCATCCACAGTCACTCCACTCTACCCACCATCACACTGGGACTACCAGCCAACTCAAGG gCTGAAGGAGAGCTATCTTCTCTTAAGGTTGGCCGGGTTCCCGTTGTCACTGCTGGGGGCTCGCCAGTCTTCTTCCCCCTTAGCAGAGACGATCAGGCTGGGCAAATCAACCCTAATTTGCCTGTCATCATCCTGGAGCCCTCTGGACTGGTACACACTCCACTACTCACTG GCTTAGATTCTGTACCCCTACAGTTTGCACCCCAGTTAGATCACCTGTCTCCTGGAGGGGCCCAGGCCCACAAGCCCTTGAGCAGAACACGCTCAGAACCCCTACCGCAGAGCACCCGCGCCCttcacacacacctgctccAGCAACAGCACAACACGCAGCTATTGGAGAGGCTAAAACAGCAGACTCACCTGGGCAAG CTGATGTCTAAGTCCAGCGAGAAGCCCAGACTACATCAAATCCCTTCTGAGGACATGGACTCAGAAGATGGCGGTGGGACGTCACCCACGGAGTCAACTTATCACAGCAGACTTAGGGCGGAGTCACTGAGAGAGGTGGAGCCATCAGTATCCAAGACCCACGAAGAGCAAATCAACCTGCAGCATGCACTCATTCTCAATCAG tcattgctatgggaacagcagaaacagctgcagcagctgcatcgACAAATGGAGACCCTAGCAGTACCCATGATtcggggcagcagcagcagtggggtTGGTGGCACTGGTTTGGGTGTCCATCACCGTCCCTTGTCACGAACACAGTCATCCCCAGCTTCCACCTCTCTCACTCTGCCTGAGAAATCGCTGAGCCTGGCTACACAGGACACAAGCAGCAAACCCCGCTTCACCACTG gccTTGTGTATGACTCTCAAATGCTAAAACATCAGTGTACATGTGGGGATAACAGCAGTCACCCAGAGCATGCTGGGAGGATACAGAGCATCTGGTCACGACTACAGGAGAGAGGCCTCAGGGGACAGTGTGAg AGTATTCGGGGTCGTAAAGCTactctggaggagctgcagtcCGTTCATACAGAGCGCCATGTGCTGCTATATGGCACCAACCCACTCAACAGGCTCAAACTAGATAATCGCAAGCTGGCCG GAATCCTCTCTCAAAGGATGTTTGTGATGTTACCATGTGGAGGTGTGGGG GTTGATAATGACACCATCTGGAATGAGTCGCACACCTCCACAGCGTCACGCATGGCAGCAGGTAGCGTTGTGGAGTTGGCATTCAGAGTGGCCAAAGGAGAACTTAAG AATGGCTTTGCTGTGGTCAGACCGCCGGGGCATCACGCAGACCCCTCCAATCCAAT GGGTTTCTGTTACTTCAACTCTGTGGCTATTGCTGCCAAGCAACTCCAGCACAAGCTCAGTGTCAGCAAAATCCTCATTGTTGACTGG GATGTTCACCATGGTAATGGCACCCAGGAAGTGTTTTACAGTGACCCCAGCATTCTCTACATCTCGCTTCATCGCTATGATGATGGAAACTTCTTCCCTGGCAGCGGGTCGCCAGCTGAG GTTGGTTCTGGAGCTGGTGAGGGCTTCAACGTGAATGTGGCGTGGACAGGAGGACTAGACCCACCGATGGGAGATGCCGAGTACCTCGCTGCATTCAG GTCTGTGGTGATGCCCATTGCCCAGGAGTTCTCCCCGGATGTCGTTCTGGTGTCAGCTGGGTTTGATGCTGCTGAGGGAAACCCAGCTCCTCTGGGAGGATACAAGGTCTCCGCAAAGT GTTTTGGCTTCCTGACCCGCCAGCTGATGTCTCTAGCAGGAGGTCGTCTGGTTTTGTCCCTTGAGGGAGGTCACGACCTTACTGCTATCTGTGACGCATCTGAAGCCTGTGTCAGTGCACTCTTGGGAATACAG GACCCACTGTCAGAAGATGTTCTCCTTCAGAAGCCCAATGCTAATGCAGTCCGCTCCTTGCAGGCTGTCATACAGATACAAA gtcaGTACTGGCAGAACCTGAAGGCCTGCAGTGGATCGGTGGGTCTGTCGTACCTGGCTGCTCAGAGTAGAGACTGCGAGGAAACAGATGCTGTTAATGCCTTGGCCTCGCTCTCTGTGGGAGTCCTTCCTAACAAGAG CCTTCCCGATGAGCCAATGGAGCATGACAGCGACTCCATGTAG
- the hdac7a gene encoding histone deacetylase 7 isoform X2: MFTTQTDFSVTAPASCVALFPMDLRVGERGMRPGSDTALLTPLHPPLLLAPFSPQPRTSLSHQQLHQQIRFNMEQRRREQEHHEKQQELQQLKHKDKSQQSAVASSLVKQKLQEVILKKQKQAALERTNSNTLTASSVAYRKLGPDPNASSQPLVSSPSQPPSEGSEGTPLRRAASEPNLKVKHKLKKHLNTRKSPLTRKESAPPTIKHRVPDTLDSSPSSSSTPVSGCSSPNDSLPNENGLLPSAGSLSHEAQKLLLRDGTLANFTIHSHSTLPTITLGLPANSRAEGELSSLKVGRVPVVTAGGSPVFFPLSRDDQAGQINPNLPVIILEPSGLVHTPLLTGLDSVPLQFAPQLDHLSPGGAQAHKPLSRTRSEPLPQSTRALHTHLLQQQHNTQLLERLKQQTHLGKLMSKSSEKPRLHQIPSEDMDSEDGGGTSPTESTYHSRLRAESLREVEPSVSKTHEEQINLQHALILNQSLLWEQQKQLQQLHRQMETLAVPMIRGSSSSGVGGTGLGVHHRPLSRTQSSPASTSLTLPEKSLSLATQDTSSKPRFTTGLVYDSQMLKHQCTCGDNSSHPEHAGRIQSIWSRLQERGLRGQCESIRGRKATLEELQSVHTERHVLLYGTNPLNRLKLDNRKLAGILSQRMFVMLPCGGVGVDNDTIWNESHTSTASRMAAGSVVELAFRVAKGELKNGFAVVRPPGHHADPSNPMGFCYFNSVAIAAKQLQHKLSVSKILIVDWDVHHGNGTQEVFYSDPSILYISLHRYDDGNFFPGSGSPAEVGSGAGEGFNVNVAWTGGLDPPMGDAEYLAAFRSVVMPIAQEFSPDVVLVSAGFDAAEGNPAPLGGYKVSAKCFGFLTRQLMSLAGGRLVLSLEGGHDLTAICDASEACVSALLGIQDPLSEDVLLQKPNANAVRSLQAVIQIQSQYWQNLKACSGSVGLSYLAAQSRDCEETDAVNALASLSVGVLPNKSLPDEPMEHDSDSM; this comes from the exons ATTTCTCAGTGACAGCGCCGGCATCGTGCGTGGCCTTATTTCCCATGGACCTCAGGGTGGGAGAGAGGGGGATGCGTCCCGGTTCAGACACAGCGCTCCTCACACCGCTTCACCCACCTCTGCTCCTCGCACCTTTCTCCCCACAACCCCGCACCTCTCTCTCCCATCAGCAACTGCACCAGCAAATCCGG tttaatatggaacagAGGAGGCGTGAACAGGAGCACCATGAGAAACAACAGGAGTTGCAGCagctaaaacacaaagacaagagTCAACAGA gtgcAGTGGCGAGTTCCCTAGTGAAACAGAAACTCCAGGAGGTGATTcttaagaaacagaaacaggcagCATTGGAAAGAACAAACTCTAACACTCTGACTGCATCTTCTGTTGCATacag AAAGCTGGGCCCAGACCCCAACGCATCTTCCCAGCCCCTGGTCTCATCTCCATCACAGCCACCCTCTGAGGGTTCAGAGGGGACGCCGCTGCGCAGAGCAG CATCTGAACCAAATCTGAaggtgaaacacaaactgaagaaaCACCTAAACACCCGCAAGAGTCCGCTCACCCGCAAAGAGAGTGCCCCGCCCACCATCAAGCATAGAGTACCGGACACACTGG ACTCgtcccccagcagcagcagcactccaGTCTCTGGCTGCAGTTCTCCCAATGACAGTCTGCCCAATGAAAATGGGCTACTGCCATCTGCAGGCAGCCTCTCACATGAG GcccagaagctgctgctcagagaTGGCACTCTAGCTAACTTCACCATCCACAGTCACTCCACTCTACCCACCATCACACTGGGACTACCAGCCAACTCAAGG gCTGAAGGAGAGCTATCTTCTCTTAAGGTTGGCCGGGTTCCCGTTGTCACTGCTGGGGGCTCGCCAGTCTTCTTCCCCCTTAGCAGAGACGATCAGGCTGGGCAAATCAACCCTAATTTGCCTGTCATCATCCTGGAGCCCTCTGGACTGGTACACACTCCACTACTCACTG GCTTAGATTCTGTACCCCTACAGTTTGCACCCCAGTTAGATCACCTGTCTCCTGGAGGGGCCCAGGCCCACAAGCCCTTGAGCAGAACACGCTCAGAACCCCTACCGCAGAGCACCCGCGCCCttcacacacacctgctccAGCAACAGCACAACACGCAGCTATTGGAGAGGCTAAAACAGCAGACTCACCTGGGCAAG CTGATGTCTAAGTCCAGCGAGAAGCCCAGACTACATCAAATCCCTTCTGAGGACATGGACTCAGAAGATGGCGGTGGGACGTCACCCACGGAGTCAACTTATCACAGCAGACTTAGGGCGGAGTCACTGAGAGAGGTGGAGCCATCAGTATCCAAGACCCACGAAGAGCAAATCAACCTGCAGCATGCACTCATTCTCAATCAG tcattgctatgggaacagcagaaacagctgcagcagctgcatcgACAAATGGAGACCCTAGCAGTACCCATGATtcggggcagcagcagcagtggggtTGGTGGCACTGGTTTGGGTGTCCATCACCGTCCCTTGTCACGAACACAGTCATCCCCAGCTTCCACCTCTCTCACTCTGCCTGAGAAATCGCTGAGCCTGGCTACACAGGACACAAGCAGCAAACCCCGCTTCACCACTG gccTTGTGTATGACTCTCAAATGCTAAAACATCAGTGTACATGTGGGGATAACAGCAGTCACCCAGAGCATGCTGGGAGGATACAGAGCATCTGGTCACGACTACAGGAGAGAGGCCTCAGGGGACAGTGTGAg AGTATTCGGGGTCGTAAAGCTactctggaggagctgcagtcCGTTCATACAGAGCGCCATGTGCTGCTATATGGCACCAACCCACTCAACAGGCTCAAACTAGATAATCGCAAGCTGGCCG GAATCCTCTCTCAAAGGATGTTTGTGATGTTACCATGTGGAGGTGTGGGG GTTGATAATGACACCATCTGGAATGAGTCGCACACCTCCACAGCGTCACGCATGGCAGCAGGTAGCGTTGTGGAGTTGGCATTCAGAGTGGCCAAAGGAGAACTTAAG AATGGCTTTGCTGTGGTCAGACCGCCGGGGCATCACGCAGACCCCTCCAATCCAAT GGGTTTCTGTTACTTCAACTCTGTGGCTATTGCTGCCAAGCAACTCCAGCACAAGCTCAGTGTCAGCAAAATCCTCATTGTTGACTGG GATGTTCACCATGGTAATGGCACCCAGGAAGTGTTTTACAGTGACCCCAGCATTCTCTACATCTCGCTTCATCGCTATGATGATGGAAACTTCTTCCCTGGCAGCGGGTCGCCAGCTGAG GTTGGTTCTGGAGCTGGTGAGGGCTTCAACGTGAATGTGGCGTGGACAGGAGGACTAGACCCACCGATGGGAGATGCCGAGTACCTCGCTGCATTCAG GTCTGTGGTGATGCCCATTGCCCAGGAGTTCTCCCCGGATGTCGTTCTGGTGTCAGCTGGGTTTGATGCTGCTGAGGGAAACCCAGCTCCTCTGGGAGGATACAAGGTCTCCGCAAAGT GTTTTGGCTTCCTGACCCGCCAGCTGATGTCTCTAGCAGGAGGTCGTCTGGTTTTGTCCCTTGAGGGAGGTCACGACCTTACTGCTATCTGTGACGCATCTGAAGCCTGTGTCAGTGCACTCTTGGGAATACAG GACCCACTGTCAGAAGATGTTCTCCTTCAGAAGCCCAATGCTAATGCAGTCCGCTCCTTGCAGGCTGTCATACAGATACAAA gtcaGTACTGGCAGAACCTGAAGGCCTGCAGTGGATCGGTGGGTCTGTCGTACCTGGCTGCTCAGAGTAGAGACTGCGAGGAAACAGATGCTGTTAATGCCTTGGCCTCGCTCTCTGTGGGAGTCCTTCCTAACAAGAG CCTTCCCGATGAGCCAATGGAGCATGACAGCGACTCCATGTAG
- the LOC125013155 gene encoding twist-related protein 2-like yields the protein MREKEQSNVDHAEEGVVSREEKTGRLLSNACPVVVATPGVIGRKRQMGCHTENHLTRDGPITSADDGKVKPGEEIQIYTPAITKRLKRSPQHRPSSDSSLSPVRGPSPGGLSVLEDSHAQRVIANIRERQRTQSLNEAFASLRKIIPTLPSDKLSKIQTLKLASRYIDFLYQVLQSDEMDMKLAGCNYLAHERLSYAFSVWRMEGAWSTMSAGH from the coding sequence AGTGGTTtccagagaggagaaaacaggaagacTGCTTTCTAATGCCTGTCCTGTTGTTGTAGCAACACCAGGGGTCATCGGGCGTAAACGGCAGATGGGATGCCATACTGAGAATCACCTCACCAGAGATGGTCCCATCACATCAGCAGATGATGGCAAGGTCAAACCAGGGGAGGAAATCCAGATCTACACCCCGGCCATAACCAAAAGACTCAAGAGGAGTCCTCAGCATCGGCCCTCCTCAGACTCGTCCCTTTCTCCGGTCCGGGGTCCTAGTCCTGGGGGTCTCTCTGTCCTTGAGGACTCACATGCCCAGCGGGTCATTGCCAACATCCGTGAGCGCCAGCGGACACAATCTCTGAATGAAGCTTTCGCTTCATTGCGAAAGATAATCCCAACTCTCCCCTCTGACAAACTGAGCAAAATCCAGACCCTTAAATTGGCGTCACGCTACATTGACTTTCTGTACCAGGTCCTACAGAGTGACGAGATGGACATGAAGCTTGCTGGATGTAACTATCTGGCCCATGAGAGACTGAGCTATGCCTTTTCTGtttggaggatggagggggcCTGGTCCACCATGTCTGCTGGTCACTAG
- the hdac7a gene encoding histone deacetylase 7 isoform X1: MFTTQTDGIITSGNIVRTDRRDNLLHSVADFSVTAPASCVALFPMDLRVGERGMRPGSDTALLTPLHPPLLLAPFSPQPRTSLSHQQLHQQIRFNMEQRRREQEHHEKQQELQQLKHKDKSQQSAVASSLVKQKLQEVILKKQKQAALERTNSNTLTASSVAYRKLGPDPNASSQPLVSSPSQPPSEGSEGTPLRRAASEPNLKVKHKLKKHLNTRKSPLTRKESAPPTIKHRVPDTLDSSPSSSSTPVSGCSSPNDSLPNENGLLPSAGSLSHEAQKLLLRDGTLANFTIHSHSTLPTITLGLPANSRAEGELSSLKVGRVPVVTAGGSPVFFPLSRDDQAGQINPNLPVIILEPSGLVHTPLLTGLDSVPLQFAPQLDHLSPGGAQAHKPLSRTRSEPLPQSTRALHTHLLQQQHNTQLLERLKQQTHLGKLMSKSSEKPRLHQIPSEDMDSEDGGGTSPTESTYHSRLRAESLREVEPSVSKTHEEQINLQHALILNQSLLWEQQKQLQQLHRQMETLAVPMIRGSSSSGVGGTGLGVHHRPLSRTQSSPASTSLTLPEKSLSLATQDTSSKPRFTTGLVYDSQMLKHQCTCGDNSSHPEHAGRIQSIWSRLQERGLRGQCESIRGRKATLEELQSVHTERHVLLYGTNPLNRLKLDNRKLAGILSQRMFVMLPCGGVGVDNDTIWNESHTSTASRMAAGSVVELAFRVAKGELKNGFAVVRPPGHHADPSNPMGFCYFNSVAIAAKQLQHKLSVSKILIVDWDVHHGNGTQEVFYSDPSILYISLHRYDDGNFFPGSGSPAEVGSGAGEGFNVNVAWTGGLDPPMGDAEYLAAFRSVVMPIAQEFSPDVVLVSAGFDAAEGNPAPLGGYKVSAKCFGFLTRQLMSLAGGRLVLSLEGGHDLTAICDASEACVSALLGIQDPLSEDVLLQKPNANAVRSLQAVIQIQSQYWQNLKACSGSVGLSYLAAQSRDCEETDAVNALASLSVGVLPNKSLPDEPMEHDSDSM; this comes from the exons ATTTCTCAGTGACAGCGCCGGCATCGTGCGTGGCCTTATTTCCCATGGACCTCAGGGTGGGAGAGAGGGGGATGCGTCCCGGTTCAGACACAGCGCTCCTCACACCGCTTCACCCACCTCTGCTCCTCGCACCTTTCTCCCCACAACCCCGCACCTCTCTCTCCCATCAGCAACTGCACCAGCAAATCCGG tttaatatggaacagAGGAGGCGTGAACAGGAGCACCATGAGAAACAACAGGAGTTGCAGCagctaaaacacaaagacaagagTCAACAGA gtgcAGTGGCGAGTTCCCTAGTGAAACAGAAACTCCAGGAGGTGATTcttaagaaacagaaacaggcagCATTGGAAAGAACAAACTCTAACACTCTGACTGCATCTTCTGTTGCATacag AAAGCTGGGCCCAGACCCCAACGCATCTTCCCAGCCCCTGGTCTCATCTCCATCACAGCCACCCTCTGAGGGTTCAGAGGGGACGCCGCTGCGCAGAGCAG CATCTGAACCAAATCTGAaggtgaaacacaaactgaagaaaCACCTAAACACCCGCAAGAGTCCGCTCACCCGCAAAGAGAGTGCCCCGCCCACCATCAAGCATAGAGTACCGGACACACTGG ACTCgtcccccagcagcagcagcactccaGTCTCTGGCTGCAGTTCTCCCAATGACAGTCTGCCCAATGAAAATGGGCTACTGCCATCTGCAGGCAGCCTCTCACATGAG GcccagaagctgctgctcagagaTGGCACTCTAGCTAACTTCACCATCCACAGTCACTCCACTCTACCCACCATCACACTGGGACTACCAGCCAACTCAAGG gCTGAAGGAGAGCTATCTTCTCTTAAGGTTGGCCGGGTTCCCGTTGTCACTGCTGGGGGCTCGCCAGTCTTCTTCCCCCTTAGCAGAGACGATCAGGCTGGGCAAATCAACCCTAATTTGCCTGTCATCATCCTGGAGCCCTCTGGACTGGTACACACTCCACTACTCACTG GCTTAGATTCTGTACCCCTACAGTTTGCACCCCAGTTAGATCACCTGTCTCCTGGAGGGGCCCAGGCCCACAAGCCCTTGAGCAGAACACGCTCAGAACCCCTACCGCAGAGCACCCGCGCCCttcacacacacctgctccAGCAACAGCACAACACGCAGCTATTGGAGAGGCTAAAACAGCAGACTCACCTGGGCAAG CTGATGTCTAAGTCCAGCGAGAAGCCCAGACTACATCAAATCCCTTCTGAGGACATGGACTCAGAAGATGGCGGTGGGACGTCACCCACGGAGTCAACTTATCACAGCAGACTTAGGGCGGAGTCACTGAGAGAGGTGGAGCCATCAGTATCCAAGACCCACGAAGAGCAAATCAACCTGCAGCATGCACTCATTCTCAATCAG tcattgctatgggaacagcagaaacagctgcagcagctgcatcgACAAATGGAGACCCTAGCAGTACCCATGATtcggggcagcagcagcagtggggtTGGTGGCACTGGTTTGGGTGTCCATCACCGTCCCTTGTCACGAACACAGTCATCCCCAGCTTCCACCTCTCTCACTCTGCCTGAGAAATCGCTGAGCCTGGCTACACAGGACACAAGCAGCAAACCCCGCTTCACCACTG gccTTGTGTATGACTCTCAAATGCTAAAACATCAGTGTACATGTGGGGATAACAGCAGTCACCCAGAGCATGCTGGGAGGATACAGAGCATCTGGTCACGACTACAGGAGAGAGGCCTCAGGGGACAGTGTGAg AGTATTCGGGGTCGTAAAGCTactctggaggagctgcagtcCGTTCATACAGAGCGCCATGTGCTGCTATATGGCACCAACCCACTCAACAGGCTCAAACTAGATAATCGCAAGCTGGCCG GAATCCTCTCTCAAAGGATGTTTGTGATGTTACCATGTGGAGGTGTGGGG GTTGATAATGACACCATCTGGAATGAGTCGCACACCTCCACAGCGTCACGCATGGCAGCAGGTAGCGTTGTGGAGTTGGCATTCAGAGTGGCCAAAGGAGAACTTAAG AATGGCTTTGCTGTGGTCAGACCGCCGGGGCATCACGCAGACCCCTCCAATCCAAT GGGTTTCTGTTACTTCAACTCTGTGGCTATTGCTGCCAAGCAACTCCAGCACAAGCTCAGTGTCAGCAAAATCCTCATTGTTGACTGG GATGTTCACCATGGTAATGGCACCCAGGAAGTGTTTTACAGTGACCCCAGCATTCTCTACATCTCGCTTCATCGCTATGATGATGGAAACTTCTTCCCTGGCAGCGGGTCGCCAGCTGAG GTTGGTTCTGGAGCTGGTGAGGGCTTCAACGTGAATGTGGCGTGGACAGGAGGACTAGACCCACCGATGGGAGATGCCGAGTACCTCGCTGCATTCAG GTCTGTGGTGATGCCCATTGCCCAGGAGTTCTCCCCGGATGTCGTTCTGGTGTCAGCTGGGTTTGATGCTGCTGAGGGAAACCCAGCTCCTCTGGGAGGATACAAGGTCTCCGCAAAGT GTTTTGGCTTCCTGACCCGCCAGCTGATGTCTCTAGCAGGAGGTCGTCTGGTTTTGTCCCTTGAGGGAGGTCACGACCTTACTGCTATCTGTGACGCATCTGAAGCCTGTGTCAGTGCACTCTTGGGAATACAG GACCCACTGTCAGAAGATGTTCTCCTTCAGAAGCCCAATGCTAATGCAGTCCGCTCCTTGCAGGCTGTCATACAGATACAAA gtcaGTACTGGCAGAACCTGAAGGCCTGCAGTGGATCGGTGGGTCTGTCGTACCTGGCTGCTCAGAGTAGAGACTGCGAGGAAACAGATGCTGTTAATGCCTTGGCCTCGCTCTCTGTGGGAGTCCTTCCTAACAAGAG CCTTCCCGATGAGCCAATGGAGCATGACAGCGACTCCATGTAG